A genomic region of Fusarium oxysporum Fo47 chromosome VI, complete sequence contains the following coding sequences:
- a CDS encoding frequency clock protein, whose protein sequence is MPSNQSSSHRTSPPTTDQSLHLNSLSDSHETGPNDPPEWHNDSSHNATANNDAIDVNVPFFRKESDLWNTENPYSHPQYQVAPPMPLTAHSSSVDDYRSVIDDLTLEIQQLRKELRRYKQPGPATLRKDKLFEIKVHGLPQKKKRELEVILRDLATDLDGSPEVPSSQKKKKICPHNRDHIYSKSGIQRRRTPSSPGSSLWPADSAYASMSAGAESSSTPFNLPILTSTQSSKGKVEDYLRDVPDGLYPRHVIMTDKERKSLVVRRLEQLFTGRSNGANTSKMPPMRPGGSFIMARVVSDAQVADPSSAHEPPTHGTEPIREARILPLEQRSCTWRNNCHSSDYGSASDPNKDNMEIGGDGGGLVSDSKPSSLALPPSKQRPTRPCDLDPDRAQIPSENMNYIRHLDLLPPELLPRQQSIQDIHLDAEGWVSLNLLYNLAQLHLINVTPDFVRSAISEISTRFQLSPDAHKIRWRGGSKDTKFSSYSSGYDTSETPSGGNVDGSQKKGERQETSRFTSNESHLSGLSKDMPAFDPQLCARVESFRYKPLFAQQDSSDGHTSRGASVYSSAVVDNENLGESGLGIKYSAGSAGKWQRHEGAITYYSGAPFCTDLTGDPADLSPTTRTLSSVQPRKDSQQPSEFARSPRRITSRSFTCYKPLTDRCQDLRQQSSAVGGDNNEVQGLMNDGSEQSSDIELDLIWNNDQQYIRQQPLDPCGLGGVRPDDHFVVFVDTKRPKQDILPRSSRPQIGRSNESIERIIRHRATMSTSGPVLGGSEIKTIEDSRHIEIEYLSWHTERLIPVPLPSPTSFFPPFSTENSTSGEDDDLSMDAYNAGSSEEDIG, encoded by the exons ATGCCTTCAAATCAAAGTAGTTCACATAGAACCTCGCCACCAACAACCGATCAATCTCTCCATCTCAATTCCCTCAGCGACAGTCATGAGACGGGGCCAAACGACCCGCCAGAATGGCATAACGACTCGAGCCATAACGCGACCGCCAATAACGATGCCATAGACG TTAATGTTCCCTTCTTCCGGAAAGAATCTGATCTATGGAATACAGAGAATCCATACTCGCATCCTCAATATCAGGTCGCCCCTCCTATGCCCCTCACAGCGCACAGCAGTAGCGTTGATGACTATCGCAGCGTCATCGATGACCTAACGCTTGAGATTCAGCAGCTTAGGAAGGAACTCAGGCGCTATAAGCAACCGGGTCCAGCCACCCTCCGTAAAGACAAGCTGTTTGAGATCAAGGTTCATGGGCTGCcccaaaagaaaaagagggaGCTCGAAGTCATACTAAGAGACCTTGCCACCGATCTCGATGGGTCTCCAGAGGTGCCATCATcgcaaaagaagaaaaagatatGCCCCCATAACCGCGATCACATATACTCCAAATCTGGAATTCAGCGCAGACGTACTCCTTCCTCCCCAGGTTCTAGTCTCTGGCCAGCTGACTCCGCTTATGCCTCCATGTCAGCCGGTGCCGAGTCTTCAAGCACCCCTTTTAACCTCCCCATCTTGACTTCAACCCAATCATCAAAGGGCAAGGTCGAGGATTATCTAAGAGATGTTCCCGATGGCCTGTACCCACGACATGTAATCATGACAGACAAGGAGCGGAAGAGTCTTGTTGTTCGTCGCCTCGAACAGCTCTTTACAGGCAGAAGTAACGGTGCCAATACCTCGAAGATGCCGCCTATGCGACCGGGTGGTAGCTTCATTATGGCGCGGGTTGTATCGGATGCACAGGTGGCGGACCCATCATCCGCCCACGAACCACCCACTCATGGAACTGAGCCTATCCGGGAAGCAAGAATCCTCCCTCTAGAACAACGATCTTGCACTTGGAGAAACAACTGTCATTCAAGTGACTATGGGTCGGCTTCTGACCCCAATAAGGACAACATGGAGATTGGGGGCGATGGTGGTGGCTTGGTCTCTGATAGCAAGCCGTCCTCCCTAGCCTTGCCTCCGTCAAAACAGCGACCCACGCGGCCCTGTGATTTGGATCCCGATCGTGCTCAGATTCCATCGGAGAATATGAACTACATCCGGCATTTGGACCTACTGCCGCCCGAGTTATTGCCTAGACAGCAGAGTATCCAGGACATCCACCTAGACGCTGAAGGCTGGGTGTCTTTGAACCTGCTGTACAACTTGGCCCAACTCCACTTGATTAATGTGACACCAGACTTCGTTCGCTCCGCCATATCCGAAATCAGCACCAGATTTCAACTATCCCCTGACGCGCATAAAATTCGATGGCGAGGCGGATCTAAGGATACCAAGTTCAGTAGCTACAGCTCTGGCTATGACACGTCAGAGACTCCTTCTGGCGGTAATGTCGATGGTTCGCAAAAGAAAGGCGAGCGCCAGGAAACTAGCCGTTTCACTAGTAATGAATCCCATCTCAGCGGTTTAAGTAAGGATATGCCTGCATTTGATCCGCAGCTTTGCGCTCGAGTTGAAAGTTTCCGCTACAAGCCACTATTTGCTCAGCAGGATTCGTCAGATGGGCACACTTCACGGGGTGCGTCAGTTTACTCTTCTGCAGTCGTGGACAACGAAAATCTTGGCGAGTCGGGCTTGGGCATAAAATACTCCGCAGGGTCGGCTGGCAAATGGCAACGCCACGAAGGTGCTATCACATACTATAGCGGTGCACCTTTCTGCACTGACTTGACGGGTGATCCAGCTGATCTATCACCTACCACTCGCACGCTCTCAAGCGTCCAGCCTAGAAAGGATTCTCAGCAACCATCAGAATTCGCTCGGTCTCCTCGACGAATAACATCCAGGTCCTTCACCTGCTACAAGCCGTTGACGGATCGATGCCAAGACCTGCGTCAGCAGAGTTCGGCCGTGGGCGGTGATAATAATGAAGTTCAGGGTCTGATGAACGATGGGAGTGAACAAAGCAGCGATATCGAGCTGGATTTGATTTGGAACAACGACCAGCAGTATATAAGGCAGCAACCCTTAGATCCGTGCGGCCTTGGTGGTGTTCGCCCCGATGATCACTTTGTGGTATTTGTCGATACTAAGCGGCCTAAGCAAGATATTCTCCCACGGTCTTCCAGGCCTCAGATTGGGAGGTCGAATGAAAGCATAGAAAGGATCATCCGTCACCGGGCGACGATGTCAACTTCTGGTCCCGTTCTCGGCGGTTCAGAAATAAAAACAATCGAAGATTCACGGCATATCGAGATTGAGTATCTGTCATGGCACACGGAGAGACTGATACCAGTTCCACTGCCATCCCCTACTAGCTTTTTTCCGCCATTCAGCACCGAAAATTCCACGTCtggcgaagatgacgatCTATCTATGGATGCATATAACGCTGGGTCGTCAGAGGAGGATATAGGCTGA
- a CDS encoding uncharacterized protein (expressed protein) produces MSSRYRPLLPNTTPASSSTEDISYFQSQSSLSGLIKIPRAGTRTACESCRKKKMRCNGGRPMCKRCIETATNCVYRTNEEEKSISALKRRNSELMTELEQLRELYSMIRLRSTEEAQEIFNRIRTNSNPIEVLQMVKALELLL; encoded by the exons ATGTCGAGTAGATACCGGCCACTGCTTCCCAACACTACACCAGCATCGAGTTCAACAGAGGATATCTCTTACTTCCAGTCTCAGTCTTCGCTTTCTGGCCTTATCAAGATCCCTCGAGCGGGAACTCGCACGGCCTGCGAATCCtgtcgaaagaagaagatgcga TGCAATGGCGGCAGGCCTATGTGCAAGCGCTGCATTGAAACCGCTACAAATTGCGTCTACCGTACCAAtgaggaggaaaagagcATATCAGCCCTGAAACGGCGCAATAGCGAGTTGATGACCGAGTTGGAACAGCTACGTGAGCTATATAGTATGATACGCTTACGGTCGACTGAGGAGGCACAAGAGATCTTCAACCGCATACGGACAAACAGTAACCCCATTGAAGTCTTGCAGATGGTCAAGGCCTTAGAACTATTGCTATAA
- a CDS encoding uncharacterized protein (expressed protein), whose translation MDEGGSMAVDSIKNKLGADAFNTLPISSNPFWEQWCSMDQRVLPQSAERGALASVYRQSEFLFNNCMPTSKISPLDHWNDPYPATTVTATPSVSQTPFPKTLHQLGIPSPPLTAKKEEHQKRKRCLDKNSTRKSLRRDSSRDSKANTATG comes from the coding sequence ATGGATGAAGGAGGATCAATGGCAGTCGATTCTATAAAAAATAAGCTGGGCGCCGACGCTTTCAATACACTACCCATTTCATCCAATCCCTTTTGGGAGCAATGGTGTTCAATGGACCAGCGAGTCCTTCCACAGTCGGCAGAACGAGGCGCTTTAGCGAGCGTTTACAGGCAGAGTGAATTCTTATTCAATAATTGCATGCCTACCTCTAAAATCAGCCCTCTGGATCACTGGAATGATCCATACCCTGCCACCACTGTTACGGCTACACCCTCGGTTTCTCAGACGCCATTTCCCAAAACACTCCACCAGTTAGGCATCCCGTCTCCGCCCTTAACGGCGAAAAAGGAAGAGCATCAAAAGCGGAAGCGTTGCTTAGATAAAAATTCGACTCGCAAATCTTTGAGACGAGATTCCTCTCGAGACAGCAAAGCCAATACAGCAACGGGATGA